TTATCGCGGGCAACTGGAAGATGTACAAGACAGCGGCGGAAGCCCTTGCTTTGGTTAGCGCACTCAAAGGCGAACTCGTCGGCGTAAGGGAATCGGATGTGGAGATTGTCGTATGTCCGCCGTTCACGGCGCTTTACGCGGTGAGCACATTGCTGCAGGGCTCAATCATCCAGTTTGGCGCTCAAAACGTGCACTGGGAGAAGGAAGGCGCGTTCACGGGCGAAATTGCCGCTCCAATGCTCAAGGAGTTGGCCGTCCGTTATGCCATCGTCGGTCACAGCGAGCGGCGCCAGTTCTTCGGCGAAACGAATGAAGGGGTCAATAAGCGCGCCAAGGCCGCACTGGCCAGCGGCATTCGCCCTATCATCTGTGTCGGCGAAATGCTCGCACAGCGCGAAGCAGGGCAGATGGAAGCGGTTGTGCGCGACCATGTAACGAGCAGTCTTGCAGGTTTTACCAAAGATGCTATGCTCGACACCGTAATCGCGTATGAGCCTGTCTGGGCGATTGGCACGGGGAAAACGGCCACGCCGGCGCAGGCGCAGGAAGTACACGCGTTCATCCGCGAACTGCTCGCGGCAATGTTCGACTCGTCGACGGCCGACAAGGTGCGCATTCAGTATGGTGGCAGCGTAAAAGCGGCTAACGCGAAGGAATTGCTGGGTCAGGCCGACATCGACGGCGCACTGGTTGGCGGCGCAAGTCTGGAAGCAACAGGGTTCGCAGACATCATTAAGGCGGCATTATAGTGGATGGGATTGGTGCGTGCGGTTTGAATCCGCCTGCAAACGAAAGAAAAAATCATGAATATTCTGATTGGAATTCTAACGGTGGTGCATGTGCTGGTGGCATTGTTTGTCATCATACTGGTGCTGATGCAGAAGTCGTCTGAGCAGGGCGTCGGCGCGGCATTTGGCGGCGGCGTGACCGAAACCGTCTTCGGCGCGGGCACAACCACTGCGCTGGTGCGCATGACGATTTATTGCGCGTGCGCCCTCCTGGCAACGACCTTGATCCTCGCCGTGTTGCATTCACACCGCGGAAAGGGAGGCGGCTCGCTGATGCAGCGCTCACTGATGACGACACCGATGGCGCCCGCGCCACAGTCGCCGTTCCCGCTTTCATCACAGCCATCCGCACCAGCCTCAACCGAAACAGTCCCGGCCACGCCTGCAACCGCGACACAGGCCCCGGCTACGGAACCACAGCCGGCCGCGACCCCCGCTACCCCAGAAAAGAAACCGTAAGTTTCTTAACGCTTCACGATGCGCCCGCCCTCGGCGACTTCACGGTTACTAACAACAGTTGTTGTCGCCGTGATGTTGGTCGGGTTCTTTGCGCGGGCTGCTCAGCTTCGCAATGACGTACTGTATTCTGTCGGGGCGGATTTCAAGGGGTTTGATCCCGCGGATTCCGGTGACGTGATTTCCGCGGCCATGGTCAGTCGCGTGTATGAGGGGCTGTTGGAGTACGCCTATCTCGACCGGCCATACCGTGCGGAGCCGCGCCTGGCTGAGGCCATGCCGGAAGTTTCCGCAGACGGGCTCACGTATACATTCCACATCAAGAAGGGTGTCCACTTCAGTGACGATCCCTGCTTCCCGGGCCGCAAGGGACGGGAAGTAACAGCCGTCGACTTCGTGTACTCGTTTACCCGTGTGCTTGATCCGAAGGTGGAATCGACCGGCGATTGGATTTTTGTCAATCACGTGGCCGGCGCGAAAGAGTGGGTCGCGAAAGGCGATCCAACAGCAAAGATACCTGGCTTTGTCGCGGCGGACCGGTACACGTTACAGATCAAATTGCGGCAGCCATATCCGCAATTGATCTGGGTGTTGACGATGCCCTACGCGTTCGTGATTCCGCATGAAGCGGTCGAACATTACGGCAGAGAATTCCGGAGCCATCCGGTCGGCACGGGCCCGTACGTACTGAAGGATTGGCGGTTCAATTATCGCGTTGAGTTCGTCCGCAACCCATCGTTCAACGGCCAGTCGTACCCGACCACTGGCGAACCCGCCGACCGCGAAGCGGGATTGCTCGAGGATGCCGGCAAGCCATTACCCCTGACGGATCGAGTGGTCGATTATGAAATCCAGGAGTTTTACACAATCTGGCAGATGTTTCTTGGTGGGCAGATCGCCTCGACCGGCATCAGCAAGGATTACTTCGAGAAGGTCATCAACCCCCAGCTCGAATTGTCTGACGCGTTGAAGAAACGCGGCGTACGTCTCTACAAAACGCCGGAGATGTCCTTGTGGTATATCGCATTTAACATGAAGGACCCGCTCATTGGCGCGTCACCCGACCCGGTTATCAACGAAAAGCATAAAAAGATTCGTCAGGCGTTCGCGCTGGCCATTGACGTGGATCAATACTGCACGGTCATTCACAACAATCGAGAAACCCCGGCGAATACCATCTTACCGGCCGGACTCGCTGGCCATACAGAAACTCCGTATCCCTATCGGTTCAATCGTGCCCGCGCAAAGCAATTACTCGCCGAAGCAGGATATCCCGATGGACGTGACGCCAACGGAAACCCCTTGCGCCTGACGATGATCAGCTCCGGTGCGGGCAGTACGGAGGCGCGGCAGCAGGGAGAGTTCTTAGTGGAGCAATTGCACGCCATCGGCATAGAACTCCTCTCGCAGCAGTTGAGCTTTGCCGAGTACCTGCGCCGCGAGCATGACGGCGAGATGCAGGTCATTTATGCCGGTTGGATCGCTGACTATCCCGACGGCCAGAATTTTCTCCAATTGTTGTACGGCCCGAACAAAACTCCCGGCGTGAACTTCTGCGATTATCAAAATGACGAATTTGACCGGCTTTACGAAAAGGTTCTGACGATGCAAGACTCGCCCGAACGGTCCGCGCTCTATGAAAAAATGTCGAATATTGCCATCGCAGACTGCCCGTGGGCATTGATGACGTATTCGCTGGCGTATGGGTTGTTCCAACCGTGGTTCCAAAACTACAAGCCGCACGCCTTCCCGTATCCAAACGCAAAGTTCTACAAGGTACTGCCACACTGACACCATGGCTGCCTACATCTTTCGCCGCCTGATTTCCGTGGTGCCGATTTCATTGGGCGTGCTTTTTGTGACGTTTCTATTGTTTCGCGTCATCGGCGGCAATCCGGCGTATCGAATCGCGGGCAAAAACGCGACACCCGCAAAAATCGCGCAGATTACCCATGACCGCGGTTATGACCAGCCGTATTTTCTAAACTTCAAAGATTTCCCCCGGCAACTGTTCCACGCACAATTTCCCCGTCTTGTCCGCAGTATTTTGCGGGGCGACTTCGGCGAGTCGATTACCAATAAGATGCGCGTCAGCGAGTTGCTGCGCGCGGGGATCCTCCCATCGCTGTGCGTAACAACACCGCTATTCATAGTGGATTTATGCCTGGCGGTGGGACTGGCACTGTTGGCGGCCTATTTTCGCGGAACGTGGATCGACCGCTCGCTGGTGGTCGGAGCGGTTATGGCGATGAGCATCAGCGAGATTGTGTATATCATGATCGCGCAGTATTGGCTGGCCAGCGAATGGCGGGTTTTTCCCGTCTGGGGCTTCGAAGGACCGCAATATCTGGTGCTGCCGGTGCTTATCGGGGTTGTCGCCGGCGTGGGCGGTGGCGTGCGGTTCTACCGGACGGTCATGCTCGACGAAATCTACCAGGATTACGTCCGTACCGCGCGCGCGAAGGGCGTATCGCCTCCACGGGTCTTGTTCCATCACGTGTTGCGCAACGCGCTAATCCCAATTCTGACCAATGTGATCGTTGCACTCCCGTTCCTGTATACCGGCGCGCTGTTGCTCGAAAGCTTCTTCGGAATCCCCGGCCTGGGTCGATTACTCGTCACTTCCATCTCCAATGGTGATGAAGACATCATTTTTGCCGAGACATTCATTGGGGCCGTACTGTTCGTCCTGGCCAATACGGTCACGGACATCGCGTATACATGGGCAGATCCTCGTATCCGATTGAAATAACATGAACACCCGAGCCAACAGACCAGAAAGCTTGTGGATGATCGCGTGGCAGCAATTGCGCCGCAACCGACTCGCAATGGCCTGCCTTGCCATCCTGATCGTGTACACCGGTGTCTGGCTGTACGCCGAAGGCACGTTCTGGTTCGCCCGGTTGCGCGACGTGACGCCGGCCTACCGGGTTTCCAACTATGCGATCCGGAACCAGCCGCCGAGTACGGCTCATTGGTTGGGCACCAATTATGCCGGTCGCGACAACTTTGTGCAGGTCGTGCAAGGCACGCGCATCGCGTTCGAGATTGCGGTCCTCACGTCGGTCATTGTCATCCCTCTCGGCTTTTTCCTTGGTGCGTTGGCGGGTTATTTCGGGAGGACCATCGACACCGCGATCGTCTATTTGTTCAGCGTGGTCGGCAGCGTACCGGATATCCTCCTCATCACGGCAATCTCGTACGTGGTGCGCGGCGTTGTGGAGCGCAGCCCTTCCATGCAAACCGTCACGCGGTATATCGACAGCGGACTACTCGCCGTATGTGTTGGCCTGGGCTTTACTGGCTGGGTCGGTCTGTGCCGAATTATCCGCGCTGAATACCTCAAACACCGCGAACGCCAGTACGTTCTCGCCGCGCGATCACTGGGCGCGAGCAACATGGCCATCATGTTCCGCCATATCGCGCCGAATGTTTCACATTTGATCATCATCAATTTCTCCCTGCGTTTTCCGGGGTTGATCCTGACGGAAGCCGTGCTGAGCTACCTCGGCGTCGGCATTGCCAATGAGCCAAGCTGGGGCGCGATCATCAATGACGCCAAGCAACGCCTGTGGCTCGGCAATTGGTGGGAACTGGCTGGTGCGACGGCGGCGATGTTCTTTCTCGTCCTGGCCTTGAACCTGTTTGGCGACGCCCTGCGCGACGCGCTTGACCCGAAACTCCGAACCGCAGAAGCTGGTGCTGCATGAGCGCGATACTGGACGTCCAGAATTTGCAGATCAGCTTCTTCACCGACGAAGGTGAAGTTCACGCTGTCGATGGGGTGAGCTTCACGATCAAGCGTGGCGAGACACTCGCGTTGGTCGGCGAGAGCGGCTGCGGCAAGAGCGTCACGGCGCTTTCGTTGGCTAAGCTCGTGGCCACGCCGCCGGGTGTTTATAAGGGCGGGGAAATCCTCTTCGAAGGCGAGGACGTCCTGAAGATGGACAAGGAGCGGTTGCGCTCGATTCGCGGCGCGAAGATTTCCTACGTTTTCCAGGAACCAGCAACATCGTTGAATCCCGTTTTTCGCATCGGCTATCAAATCAAGGAAGTGCTCCAGTTGCATCGCCGGAAGGATGCGACCGACGCGGAAGTCGCCCGCCTCCTCAAACTCGTCAACATCTCCGACCCCGAGCGGCGCATGCGGGATTATCCGCACCAACTCAGCGGCGGCATGCAACAACGCGTGATGATCGCGATGGCGCTCGCCTGCAATCCCGCGTTACTGGTCGCCGACGAACCAACCACGGCGCTGGA
This genomic stretch from Verrucomicrobiia bacterium harbors:
- a CDS encoding ABC transporter substrate-binding protein, with translation MRPPSATSRLLTTVVVAVMLVGFFARAAQLRNDVLYSVGADFKGFDPADSGDVISAAMVSRVYEGLLEYAYLDRPYRAEPRLAEAMPEVSADGLTYTFHIKKGVHFSDDPCFPGRKGREVTAVDFVYSFTRVLDPKVESTGDWIFVNHVAGAKEWVAKGDPTAKIPGFVAADRYTLQIKLRQPYPQLIWVLTMPYAFVIPHEAVEHYGREFRSHPVGTGPYVLKDWRFNYRVEFVRNPSFNGQSYPTTGEPADREAGLLEDAGKPLPLTDRVVDYEIQEFYTIWQMFLGGQIASTGISKDYFEKVINPQLELSDALKKRGVRLYKTPEMSLWYIAFNMKDPLIGASPDPVINEKHKKIRQAFALAIDVDQYCTVIHNNRETPANTILPAGLAGHTETPYPYRFNRARAKQLLAEAGYPDGRDANGNPLRLTMISSGAGSTEARQQGEFLVEQLHAIGIELLSQQLSFAEYLRREHDGEMQVIYAGWIADYPDGQNFLQLLYGPNKTPGVNFCDYQNDEFDRLYEKVLTMQDSPERSALYEKMSNIAIADCPWALMTYSLAYGLFQPWFQNYKPHAFPYPNAKFYKVLPH
- a CDS encoding ABC transporter permease, which translates into the protein MAAYIFRRLISVVPISLGVLFVTFLLFRVIGGNPAYRIAGKNATPAKIAQITHDRGYDQPYFLNFKDFPRQLFHAQFPRLVRSILRGDFGESITNKMRVSELLRAGILPSLCVTTPLFIVDLCLAVGLALLAAYFRGTWIDRSLVVGAVMAMSISEIVYIMIAQYWLASEWRVFPVWGFEGPQYLVLPVLIGVVAGVGGGVRFYRTVMLDEIYQDYVRTARAKGVSPPRVLFHHVLRNALIPILTNVIVALPFLYTGALLLESFFGIPGLGRLLVTSISNGDEDIIFAETFIGAVLFVLANTVTDIAYTWADPRIRLK
- the tpiA gene encoding triose-phosphate isomerase, which codes for MNSNRKPIIAGNWKMYKTAAEALALVSALKGELVGVRESDVEIVVCPPFTALYAVSTLLQGSIIQFGAQNVHWEKEGAFTGEIAAPMLKELAVRYAIVGHSERRQFFGETNEGVNKRAKAALASGIRPIICVGEMLAQREAGQMEAVVRDHVTSSLAGFTKDAMLDTVIAYEPVWAIGTGKTATPAQAQEVHAFIRELLAAMFDSSTADKVRIQYGGSVKAANAKELLGQADIDGALVGGASLEATGFADIIKAAL
- a CDS encoding ABC transporter ATP-binding protein yields the protein MSAILDVQNLQISFFTDEGEVHAVDGVSFTIKRGETLALVGESGCGKSVTALSLAKLVATPPGVYKGGEILFEGEDVLKMDKERLRSIRGAKISYVFQEPATSLNPVFRIGYQIKEVLQLHRRKDATDAEVARLLKLVNISDPERRMRDYPHQLSGGMQQRVMIAMALACNPALLVADEPTTALDVTIQAQILDLLKDLKKKIGMSILLITHNLGIVGDLADNVAVMYAGRIVEQAPAATLLQKPLHPYTVALMRSIPQLGAHRDRLHSIPGSVPDATRLPAGCKFQARCDRAQDDCTRDPEPQLVEADGSARRVRCPYWDKPELKRTIR
- a CDS encoding ABC transporter permease, which produces MNTRANRPESLWMIAWQQLRRNRLAMACLAILIVYTGVWLYAEGTFWFARLRDVTPAYRVSNYAIRNQPPSTAHWLGTNYAGRDNFVQVVQGTRIAFEIAVLTSVIVIPLGFFLGALAGYFGRTIDTAIVYLFSVVGSVPDILLITAISYVVRGVVERSPSMQTVTRYIDSGLLAVCVGLGFTGWVGLCRIIRAEYLKHRERQYVLAARSLGASNMAIMFRHIAPNVSHLIIINFSLRFPGLILTEAVLSYLGVGIANEPSWGAIINDAKQRLWLGNWWELAGATAAMFFLVLALNLFGDALRDALDPKLRTAEAGAA
- the secG gene encoding preprotein translocase subunit SecG; this encodes MNILIGILTVVHVLVALFVIILVLMQKSSEQGVGAAFGGGVTETVFGAGTTTALVRMTIYCACALLATTLILAVLHSHRGKGGGSLMQRSLMTTPMAPAPQSPFPLSSQPSAPASTETVPATPATATQAPATEPQPAATPATPEKKP